The Thamnophis elegans isolate rThaEle1 chromosome Z, rThaEle1.pri, whole genome shotgun sequence DNA window GCGCATAAATATAATCCTAGGCTGGGCTGTAGAAACAAAACCAGGATCCCAAAGATATGAATGTTATTTCTTCAGCTTATTGCAAGCCTTCCCCCACCTCCATGTGCAGATCCAGATTTGGGAACAAAAATCTTCTAGGGCTTTCCATTTTAGTCTCCGCCCTTTCTTTTTTCGTCCACTAAATCCCCGGCTGCCAAATAGCTGTTAATTTCTGCTCTGGGTCTCTTTTTAGATCCAattttaaagtttctttacctTGGGTTGGTCACTCTTTCACCCAGGTCCAGTGCTTTGTTCCAGCACTGCTCCTGCTCAAATAGCTTGGTCCGGTTGCCCTGACTTTGAAGTGGCCATTTGCATGTCTGCTTCTTCCGCTGTCAGTTTGGAGAACTTTATCGCCGACCTATCGAAGAACTACTGGTTCATCTTTGGTCGTTTGAgatgtttctcctttttctccgtTCCTCCAGAACAGTTCCGATCCGAAGGTCCCTGGCAGCAGTATATCCGATTAGGTTTGCATGGAGCCTGTCAGAGCTCTACTATTTCCTAAGTGGTCTCGTCATAGTGCTTCCTGCTTTtccttctactatgcattttctattgtgggaaaatgggagatggattgtacagagttagatgctatatAGCCATATAACCACCTAATAGTCTTGCCACCTAATAAtggcggcaagactgttggtggcgcaatactggaagaaggaagacttgcctacaactcaagaatggacattgaaagttacaaacttagccgagatggctaaaatatcggcatatcttaaagatcattcaaatgagagatataaacgagactggaaaaaatggattgactatatacaaaacaaatacgggactaagaaattccagatagtctatgcttaggatcaggaatgagttaaactgttcaaagttagtgtaacaggaagaagctaagatcaatgtagagatgttattaacctcttttttttatttcttttgtctcaatatattttagactgtttgttaaaaatgtataccgtgtacgggctctgggaagtcgggggggggagggaggtgggttgttagggggtagggtagggtagggggggacatatactatgagttagatttcaacgtaatgcgattttacatgtatactgtttctctttaatttctccgtaaaaataggacaagctgaatacattgacatatagtagaaatacaccaaggggaggaggagtgggatagaaggaagaggggtagagagggcgggaaagaggatgggagggagggtgagaaggaagggagggagtggactgggagagaggagtggtagagggggaggggaagtagggtagaggggaatgatggagggaagatagtaagttggagggggggcggaagaaagaggtgtatggagagcggaagaagtatattgggtttctgtttgagtttgagttttattttatttatatttctgggggtattgctgataagaggaactgctgtgattattgtttaatattgtatggccccggttatgcacagtatatatgtgactgtataaaaatgaaaaatggaaaataaaaacattttaacaggaaaaaaaatatatttgtagacagccaaggtcatcctttgtctttgcatctctgcatcTGCCCGgaaatggatgggtggaactatcagcaaggcagtggaagattggaccatgttatggacttgtgggtgtgggggtaagatcatgaactttcaactgggtagagAAAACGGGagagttttcagatttgggttttcccaaatgtgctaacatggctttcttaataaattggaactttgagcaatactttgccttggactctgatttacttttggatgctatttggaaacctgacagcagGTGAGTTGATTACTTGCCTaagcagagacagagacagggtgGGGAGGAGGTATGTGATCTGGACATGTGGGAAATCTGAGAGTTGTTGGGCCAGAGCAGTGGGAAGCTCATCTTGACATGGTGGCACAGGCAGCAGACGGAGGCAGATGCGCAGGGGGGAAGGCAGATGATCCAAATGCGCCATGGGAAGGCAAGACTCAGTGGGCCGAAATAGGTGGATGGCATAAGAGGCTTATCTTCACATCTGTCGGCTTGCCTATGGCACATTGGGATTGCCTGCCTTCCACCTTGCACCTCTGCCTCTATCTGCTGCTGGTGCTGCCACATGAAGATGAGTCTCCTGCGGCTGCCTGTCCAATCTGGCCCACCAACTCATGACTTTCCTGTGATGCATCTGGATTGCCTACCATTCCCGCCCTCCCCCCAGGCCTCTGCCTCCATCTGTTGCTTGGACAGGGAATCAGCTGCTGCCGGATACCATCAGTCCATATGTGTGCTTGATGCCTCTTGTGTGTGCACTAGGGCTGGTGCACCCAGCTGGGCTGATCACTCTGAAATTGTGTTTgctctcaaaataagctctagtgcttattttgaagccctccccccaaaatataagatctggtcttatttttgaggaaacacgggGTATCATTATCAATGTTAAAGATTTTCTATTTTTgatacatattttctttcttatgaTTTATCTTTCAGGAACATTAGTAAGTAATTCAGTGGGTGAAAATAATTTTAGCAAATATGAAATTTTTAATCCAATGCAATTGTATGCCGTTTCTGAGCCAGTTCACAATGAAGTTATGGGACACATGGGCAAAAACAACGTGTGCATTTGTTAAGAGAGTTGTAATCTGAGAGGCTTCCTAATAACACATAGTAACACTGTGAATATGCCTGTTAAATCCTGGTGAGAGACACTAGTTCAAATATGTATTAGGCTTGGATTGATAACCTTTCTGGTACATGTTTGGAGCTCTGTTGAGCAGTGGAGAGAGACTCAACCATGAAAAAAGTTGGTGCATAAATGTGGATGATTTCATTTCTCACATAGAACAttctttgagatttttttttcttcatcataATTCTGTGATTTTGTTTCAGTTATTACTGTGAGTTTGAGAGTTTTACAGTAGTCTTCTGTACATAATAACCTTATACAAAGTACAATAATTCTAGGTTTTGAGTCCAGAAAtacttattaattttatttagataaaacctatatagaaatataatttttatgGGTGTAACAATACTAAAGCTAAATTTTAGCTTTTAATTCCATTCTTCAGTATAAGAAACAACAtagtttatatttaattttttcattaaaataattagAATCTTGTTATGCATAACATTTAAGTagatattttaaacatttattttttttaaaaaacagtgtattttattcattatatttCCCACTGATCTTCTTAACAGAGAATTCTTGAGCTGGAAAGTTCCCCTCCAAAATGTCCACAAAATGATAAAAGCCAGTTAGAAGATATGGTTGTTCAGATCGAATCAGACAAAAATGAGGACAGTAAAGTAATAGGTACTATGACTGAAAAACATAGAAAAGAAATTGAATATGTGAAGCAGCAAGAACAGCAACACTGGAGAGAACAGCTTGACATATTTACCCAGCAGCAGcaatcagaaatggaaaaactgaGAAAACATTGTGAAGAAGAAACAGCCAAGctgttaaaagaaaaagaggcTATATTTCATGCTCATATTGAAGAAATGAATgaaatttttttagaaaagttGAATGTGAAACAAACAGAGCTAGAAGCACTTTCATCTGAATTATCAGATGCTCTGAATACCTGTCAAAATCTTGAACAATATATTTCTAAGTTAAAAAAGGATGCAGATAAAACAAAGGTGGAATTTGAGTCAAAACTTGATCAGCAAAGGAATATTCATAAGGAACAAGTTGAAGCTATTTTTAAAGAACAGGAAGTAACTGAGAAAtcatttaaagaagaaataattcAACTCAAACAACTCttggaagcaaaagaaaaacgtgaaaaagaattagaacagaaaaaaatgaaagaaactcTAGGAAAAGCTGAGTCACAATGTAAAAGAATGTCTGCAGAATTAGATTTTTTATGTCAATTAAGGGACGATAATGCAAGTATTTatgaaaataagtttaaaaatttgcaaaataaattgGAAGTTATAAAGCATAAAAAGTCAAAACTTGAAGAACTGGTTCTAAAAACTGAAACCGAGCtgaatgaagtaaaaactgagttAGATTTTCAGACATCCCAGGTAAGTGATCTAACATGTGaattggaagaagaaaagagaaaaaatatacaGAACATCTCATCTCTGACAGAAAAGTATGAATCACAGTTAAGAAACCTTGGAGAAGAGATCAGTCAATTAAAAAGTCATTGTACTGGCAAGGAAAGTGAAATTGGACAAATAAGGCATTTCACGAAACAACAAATTGAAAAGTATAGGCAGCTGTTATCaaccaaagaagaagaaattagtGCTTTCAGAGACGAATATGAACTCAAATTAAAGCAGCAAGAGACACAAGCAGAGGAAGCTAtagaaaaagcaacaaaaatgaaggaAGAATTTAAGCAAAAATtttcagaacaagaagcaaaactgaaaaaagagattGAAGGCAACCAGTTGGAATTTTGTCAGAAAGAGAAGCAGTTCACTTCAAAAATGCTGGCAATGGCACATACCAGTTCACTTGGAATAAATGATGCTGTTTCAAAACTGGAGATGAATCAGAAGAAACAACTAAAAAGCATGGATGAAGCTCACAAGCAAGAAGTGGATGAAGTTTTACATCTTTGGGAAAAGAAACCAAATCAACAGGCTGAAGAACTTTGGGGAAAGCAGGAAATAAGATTGCAAGAAAAAGAGCAGGAAATAAGAGATCTGAAAGAAAAATTGACCACCTTTGCTGAAAAAGAAGGTAATAATGCAGAGATTACATGGTTAAAGGACAAAGATACAAAGAAAGATAAAACTATACATGAACTTCAACAACAACTGCAACAGACGTTAGCACAAGTGaactttttgaaagaaaaagaaattgattttaaaaagcaacttgtAAAATTAGAGACTGATCTTAATTTTTCTTTGAAGGAGAAATTAACAGTACAGGAACAGCTTAATGAGATAAAgataacagaagaaaaaaagacataTGATCTTTTGGAACTGGGAGATAAATTGAAAATGACTGATGTGGAACTCCATGCCTTGAAGATGTCTCATCTTAAAGAACAGGAGAATTATAAGACAAAGTTAGAAGGGGAAAGAAATGAGTTTCAGCAAAAACAAGCAGAATTTGAAAATTTCAAGAGAGATACAATTAGACAACTGGCTGATTACCAGCAAAAAGCAGAAACTTTATTGAAGATAAAAGTTGGTGAACTGATTGAACAATGCAATGAAAACATTTCTTCAATAATAGTTAAAATTGCTTACTGTCAGcaacaaacaataaaaattaaagaagGCATAGTAATTAAAATCAAGCAGATTCCAGATCTAGAATTTCAACTTAAACAATTAACAGGGAGTCATATAACTTTAAACAGTAGCTTACAGGAGTCCAAAAAACACTTGGAGGAAAAAGAACACTTAATAATGTCTATGAAAGCAGACATGGAAAAACTTCTAACTGAAAAAGAACTATTGCGAAAAGAAAGTTATCTCCAGCAGCAAACAGCAACAGAGAAGGAATCCTGCATCACAGAGCTGAAAAAAGAATTATCTGAGCATAGTAATATTGTTACTTCTATGAGGGAGGAGATAAATGAGAAAAACGCAGAAATCACAGATCTCAATAACATTATTAGTGAATTGAACCTGAGACTTGAAAAGACTATATCAGAAAAAGAAACTGCCACAATGTTAAATAAGCAACACAAAAAAAACCAACTGCAGTTACTGAATGAGATGGAAGTACTATCTTCCAAAGTTGAATCATTGACTGAAGATAAAGTTACTGCCCTGAAACAGGTAGACCACTGGATGAACAAAATGtcagaatggaagaagaaagCTCAATTGAGATTTACACAAAATTATAATACTATTAAGGAATTACAAAGTAAGATTGAACTGATTAATAACCAAGttagtgaaaaagaaaaagaactgaatagaaagaaggaagagcaTGATAAACAAACCGAACAGTTAGAACATTTAAAAAGCTTAATGGAACAAAAGCAgatcagaaaagaaaaacaggaatcTGATTTGATTGCTGAGATAAAAATCCATTCAGCGAGAATTGCTGAATTAGAAGAGCATATTGCTCGGAAAACAATGGAAAATGATTCTTTaatgaaagaatgtaaaaagTACCGTGAACAAAACAGTGAGCAAAAAGAAATGGCACAACAACTCCAACAGGCTCAGGGGGCAATAGTGGACAAGGATGACAAACTGAAGGAGATGGAACAAAAAGTCCTAACTTTTGAGAAGAAAATGCAGGTTATGGAAATTGACCtggaagaaaaatcaaaagaattTGAAGGAAAGAAACTGGCTCTATTGAAAACCAAAGAGGAAGAATTAAAGGCTTTAGAAGAAATGATTATTTCAGAAACAACTTCTAAAATAGCAGATCTGGAAAAAAAGGCGGAACACAAAATTACTTCTATTAAAAGGCAGCTGACGACTCAGATGGAAGAGAAACAGCAGCAAAATAAGCTACagaaaaaattgcaagaaaaagaaaagaaaatcatgtCTTTAGATTTAGAAAAAGAGTTGATACAGAAAGCAGAAACAATAAACGTTTCTGCAGAGCAAGATAAAGTCCATGCTTTAGAGAATATGCAACAGATGTATGATTTAAAAATTGATATTTTAAGAAAGGATTTATTGGATAAGGAGAGATTACTTGAGAAGTATAATGAGGAAACAAATAGatgtaatatttcaaaaatgGAGAATCAGGATCAGCAAGAACTTCTTAAAAGAGCTgaagaagataaaaataaaattgaaaatcttCAACGAGAACTtgaggaagaaattaaaaaacagGCTTCATTACTTGAACAACATACCAAGTGTAAGAGTGAATTAACAAATATCAAGGTAGAATTGAAAAACAAAGAAGTAAATCAACAAAATATGGAAATTGCACTTAAAGACTTAGAAAAAAAGCtacaagaaaaggaggaggaaagacaaTCTTTACAACAAAAGAtgcaccattttggtgaagatttTATGAAAGAAAGACAACACATGATTGAAGTGaaaaatagaattacagaatatgACAAGAAATTAAACAGACTGCAAAATCAGGTAGATGAAAGAAGCGGCCTTATAAAAATTCTGGAAGGAAATATAGAAGAAAAGACTAAATCAGTCTTTGAACTTCAGAAGATGGTTGATAAGATGCAGCTGCAACAAAAAGATTTGCAAACTACACTGAAACATGCAGAGCAAGAGAAACAGGAACAGCACAGAAATTTGATTAAACTTCAGAATGATTTGCGAACTTTGCGGAAAGAACATCAGCAAGAGCTGGAAATTATGAAGAAAGAATCTAGAGAAGAAATGGAACAAAAAATAAAGTAAGTGACTATTAAGTAACTGTTAACTATTTAATGAAATGTATGTAGAGTAAAACTGAATGAAATGAAGGTTATGATTAACATTATTTTCCAAATATGGATATATGTATTATCTAGCGGGCAAACTCTACTGTTTAAATTTGTTGAACACTTTTATGGAGAACAAATCTCAGTTT harbors:
- the GOLGA4 gene encoding golgin subfamily A member 4 isoform X8; translated protein: MFKKLKQKISEEQTSGRGSPGGGASGFLQIIHKQNTSNNESETSSVEVKIDKKPKRHLQEEFAASLEQKDQIISALQTQVLLLKQQLYSNEINIELPNPNVQTQSEVQSPVKNQNTENTLQSAGPVGNENADKTIETLTQKLKHQENLLHQCKERIKSQKECLAQLTSEKEALQEQLYERLQELKKIKDCHMVENTKLITQLRESKSLIEQLEQDKGMVIAETKRQIHETLELKEEEIARLHIHMKQVVLQSEELKKQKENSEKAAFEQLEKALSAAQLAEESHRKVQAEMDEKIKAVEKANEEKCVILQQELTRVKQEVRILELESSPPKCPQNDKSQLEDMVVQIESDKNEDSKVIGTMTEKHRKEIEYVKQQEQQHWREQLDIFTQQQQSEMEKLRKHCEEETAKLLKEKEAIFHAHIEEMNEIFLEKLNVKQTELEALSSELSDALNTCQNLEQYISKLKKDADKTKVEFESKLDQQRNIHKEQVEAIFKEQEVTEKSFKEEIIQLKQLLEAKEKREKELEQKKMKETLGKAESQCKRMSAELDFLCQLRDDNASIYENKFKNLQNKLEVIKHKKSKLEELVLKTETELNEVKTELDFQTSQVSDLTCELEEEKRKNIQNISSLTEKYESQLRNLGEEISQLKSHCTGKESEIGQIRHFTKQQIEKYRQLLSTKEEEISAFRDEYELKLKQQETQAEEAIEKATKMKEEFKQKFSEQEAKLKKEIEGNQLEFCQKEKQFTSKMLAMAHTSSLGINDAVSKLEMNQKKQLKSMDEAHKQEVDEVLHLWEKKPNQQAEELWGKQEIRLQEKEQEIRDLKEKLTTFAEKEGNNAEITWLKDKDTKKDKTIHELQQQLQQTLAQVNFLKEKEIDFKKQLVKLETDLNFSLKEKLTVQEQLNEIKITEEKKTYDLLELGDKLKMTDVELHALKMSHLKEQENYKTKLEGERNEFQQKQAEFENFKRDTIRQLADYQQKAETLLKIKVGELIEQCNENISSIIVKIAYCQQQTIKIKEGIVIKIKQIPDLEFQLKQLTGSHITLNSSLQESKKHLEEKEHLIMSMKADMEKLLTEKELLRKESYLQQQTATEKESCITELKKELSEHSNIVTSMREEINEKNAEITDLNNIISELNLRLEKTISEKETATMLNKQHKKNQLQLLNEMEVLSSKVESLTEDKVTALKQVDHWMNKMSEWKKKAQLRFTQNYNTIKELQSKIELINNQVSEKEKELNRKKEEHDKQTEQLEHLKSLMEQKQIRKEKQESDLIAEIKIHSARIAELEEHIARKTMENDSLMKECKKYREQNSEQKEMAQQLQQAQGAIVDKDDKLKEMEQKVLTFEKKMQVMEIDLEEKSKEFEGKKLALLKTKEEELKALEEMIISETTSKIADLEKKAEHKITSIKRQLTTQMEEKQQQNKLQKKLQEKEKKIMSLDLEKELIQKAETINVSAEQDKVHALENMQQMYDLKIDILRKDLLDKERLLEKYNEETNRCNISKMENQDQQELLKRAEEDKNKIENLQRELEEEIKKQASLLEQHTKCKSELTNIKVELKNKEVNQQNMEIALKDLEKKLQEKEEERQSLQQKMHHFGEDFMKERQHMIEVKNRITEYDKKLNRLQNQVDERSGLIKILEGNIEEKTKSVFELQKMVDKMQLQQKDLQTTLKHAEQEKQEQHRNLIKLQNDLRTLRKEHQQELEIMKKESREEMEQKIKYEQEDIELKHNSTLKQLMREFNTQLAQKDQELEMALKETISKAQEVESELIESHQTETVQLHKKISEKDDDLQRVVKKYEEILEAREEEMTKKVNKLEEHLVQLEDNKKRLAHEESWNGDEDKIAELQVQLAEKTILVNDSKLKEQEFREQIHTLQDKLKNYEKAVYVTTVKTPYRDGNLCHSDVSVFGEPTEFEYLRKVIFEYMMGHETKTMAKVITSVLKFPPDQTQKILEQENARTLVRIDKKFWSSALVLIFILENFVTDYTTLKSDHILKLAL
- the GOLGA4 gene encoding golgin subfamily A member 4 isoform X11, which codes for MFKKLKQKISEEQTSGRGSPGGGASGFLQIIHKQNTSNNESETSSVVLLLKQQLYSNEINIELPNPNVQTQSEVQSPVKNQNTENTLQSAGPVGNENADKTIETLTQKLKHQENLLHQCKERIKSQKECLAQLTSEKEALQEQLYERLQELKKIKDCHMVENTKLITQLRESKSLIEQLEQDKGMVIAETKRQIHETLELKEEEIARLHIHMKQVVLQSEELKKQKENSEKAAFEQLEKALSAAQLAEESHRKVQAEMDEKIKAVEKANEEKCVILQQELTRVKQEVRILELESSPPKCPQNDKSQLEDMVVQIESDKNEDSKVIGTMTEKHRKEIEYVKQQEQQHWREQLDIFTQQQQSEMEKLRKHCEEETAKLLKEKEAIFHAHIEEMNEIFLEKLNVKQTELEALSSELSDALNTCQNLEQYISKLKKDADKTKVEFESKLDQQRNIHKEQVEAIFKEQEVTEKSFKEEIIQLKQLLEAKEKREKELEQKKMKETLGKAESQCKRMSAELDFLCQLRDDNASIYENKFKNLQNKLEVIKHKKSKLEELVLKTETELNEVKTELDFQTSQVSDLTCELEEEKRKNIQNISSLTEKYESQLRNLGEEISQLKSHCTGKESEIGQIRHFTKQQIEKYRQLLSTKEEEISAFRDEYELKLKQQETQAEEAIEKATKMKEEFKQKFSEQEAKLKKEIEGNQLEFCQKEKQFTSKMLAMAHTSSLGINDAVSKLEMNQKKQLKSMDEAHKQEVDEVLHLWEKKPNQQAEELWGKQEIRLQEKEQEIRDLKEKLTTFAEKEGNNAEITWLKDKDTKKDKTIHELQQQLQQTLAQVNFLKEKEIDFKKQLVKLETDLNFSLKEKLTVQEQLNEIKITEEKKTYDLLELGDKLKMTDVELHALKMSHLKEQENYKTKLEGERNEFQQKQAEFENFKRDTIRQLADYQQKAETLLKIKVGELIEQCNENISSIIVKIAYCQQQTIKIKEGIVIKIKQIPDLEFQLKQLTGSHITLNSSLQESKKHLEEKEHLIMSMKADMEKLLTEKELLRKESYLQQQTATEKESCITELKKELSEHSNIVTSMREEINEKNAEITDLNNIISELNLRLEKTISEKETATMLNKQHKKNQLQLLNEMEVLSSKVESLTEDKVTALKQVDHWMNKMSEWKKKAQLRFTQNYNTIKELQSKIELINNQVSEKEKELNRKKEEHDKQTEQLEHLKSLMEQKQIRKEKQESDLIAEIKIHSARIAELEEHIARKTMENDSLMKECKKYREQNSEQKEMAQQLQQAQGAIVDKDDKLKEMEQKVLTFEKKMQVMEIDLEEKSKEFEGKKLALLKTKEEELKALEEMIISETTSKIADLEKKAEHKITSIKRQLTTQMEEKQQQNKLQKKLQEKEKKIMSLDLEKELIQKAETINVSAEQDKVHALENMQQMYDLKIDILRKDLLDKERLLEKYNEETNRCNISKMENQDQQELLKRAEEDKNKIENLQRELEEEIKKQASLLEQHTKCKSELTNIKVELKNKEVNQQNMEIALKDLEKKLQEKEEERQSLQQKMHHFGEDFMKERQHMIEVKNRITEYDKKLNRLQNQVDERSGLIKILEGNIEEKTKSVFELQKMVDKMQLQQKDLQTTLKHAEQEKQEQHRNLIKLQNDLRTLRKEHQQELEIMKKESREEMEQKIKYEQEDIELKHNSTLKQLMREFNTQLAQKDQELEMALKETISKAQEVESELIESHQTETVQLHKKISEKDDDLQRVVKKYEEILEAREEEMTKKVNKLEEHLVQLEDNKKRLAHEESWNGDEDKIAELQVQLAEKTILVNDSKLKEQEFREQIHTLQDKLKNYEKAVYVTTVKTPYRDGNLCHSDVSVFGEPTEFEYLRKVIFEYMMGHETKTMAKVITSVLKFPPDQTQKILEQENARTLVRIDKKFWSSALVLIFILENFVTDYTTLKSDHILKLAL
- the GOLGA4 gene encoding golgin subfamily A member 4 isoform X14, encoding MFKKLKQKISEEQTSGRGSPGGGASGFLQIIHKQNTSNNESETSSVDCHMVENTKLITQLRESKSLIEQLEQDKGMVIAETKRQIHETLELKEEEIARLHIHMKQVVLQSEELKKQKENSEKAAFEQLEKALSAAQLAEESHRKVQAEMDEKIKAVEKANEEKCVILQQELTRVKQEVRILELESSPPKCPQNDKSQLEDMVVQIESDKNEDSKVIGTMTEKHRKEIEYVKQQEQQHWREQLDIFTQQQQSEMEKLRKHCEEETAKLLKEKEAIFHAHIEEMNEIFLEKLNVKQTELEALSSELSDALNTCQNLEQYISKLKKDADKTKVEFESKLDQQRNIHKEQVEAIFKEQEVTEKSFKEEIIQLKQLLEAKEKREKELEQKKMKETLGKAESQCKRMSAELDFLCQLRDDNASIYENKFKNLQNKLEVIKHKKSKLEELVLKTETELNEVKTELDFQTSQVSDLTCELEEEKRKNIQNISSLTEKYESQLRNLGEEISQLKSHCTGKESEIGQIRHFTKQQIEKYRQLLSTKEEEISAFRDEYELKLKQQETQAEEAIEKATKMKEEFKQKFSEQEAKLKKEIEGNQLEFCQKEKQFTSKMLAMAHTSSLGINDAVSKLEMNQKKQLKSMDEAHKQEVDEVLHLWEKKPNQQAEELWGKQEIRLQEKEQEIRDLKEKLTTFAEKEGNNAEITWLKDKDTKKDKTIHELQQQLQQTLAQVNFLKEKEIDFKKQLVKLETDLNFSLKEKLTVQEQLNEIKITEEKKTYDLLELGDKLKMTDVELHALKMSHLKEQENYKTKLEGERNEFQQKQAEFENFKRDTIRQLADYQQKAETLLKIKVGELIEQCNENISSIIVKIAYCQQQTIKIKEGIVIKIKQIPDLEFQLKQLTGSHITLNSSLQESKKHLEEKEHLIMSMKADMEKLLTEKELLRKESYLQQQTATEKESCITELKKELSEHSNIVTSMREEINEKNAEITDLNNIISELNLRLEKTISEKETATMLNKQHKKNQLQLLNEMEVLSSKVESLTEDKVTALKQVDHWMNKMSEWKKKAQLRFTQNYNTIKELQSKIELINNQVSEKEKELNRKKEEHDKQTEQLEHLKSLMEQKQIRKEKQESDLIAEIKIHSARIAELEEHIARKTMENDSLMKECKKYREQNSEQKEMAQQLQQAQGAIVDKDDKLKEMEQKVLTFEKKMQVMEIDLEEKSKEFEGKKLALLKTKEEELKALEEMIISETTSKIADLEKKAEHKITSIKRQLTTQMEEKQQQNKLQKKLQEKEKKIMSLDLEKELIQKAETINVSAEQDKVHALENMQQMYDLKIDILRKDLLDKERLLEKYNEETNRCNISKMENQDQQELLKRAEEDKNKIENLQRELEEEIKKQASLLEQHTKCKSELTNIKVELKNKEVNQQNMEIALKDLEKKLQEKEEERQSLQQKMHHFGEDFMKERQHMIEVKNRITEYDKKLNRLQNQVDERSGLIKILEGNIEEKTKSVFELQKMVDKMQLQQKDLQTTLKHAEQEKQEQHRNLIKLQNDLRTLRKEHQQELEIMKKESREEMEQKIKYEQEDIELKHNSTLKQLMREFNTQLAQKDQELEMALKETISKAQEVESELIESHQTETVQLHKKISEKDDDLQRVVKKYEEILEAREEEMTKKVNKLEEHLVQLEDNKKRLAHEESWNGDEDKIAELQVQLAEKTILVNDSKLKEQEFREQIHTLQDKLKNYEKAVYVTTVKTPYRDGNLCHSDVSVFGEPTEFEYLRKVIFEYMMGHETKTMAKVITSVLKFPPDQTQKILEQENARTLVRIDKKFWSSALVLIFILENFVTDYTTLKSDHILKLAL
- the GOLGA4 gene encoding golgin subfamily A member 4 isoform X13, with amino-acid sequence MFKKLKQKISEEQTSGRGSPGGGASGFLQRSSALPPSIHRNRTSLTDDNISTPNREIIHKQNTSNNESETSSVDCHMVENTKLITQLRESKSLIEQLEQDKGMVIAETKRQIHETLELKEEEIARLHIHMKQVVLQSEELKKQKENSEKAAFEQLEKALSAAQLAEESHRKVQAEMDEKIKAVEKANEEKCVILQQELTRVKQEVRILELESSPPKCPQNDKSQLEDMVVQIESDKNEDSKVIGTMTEKHRKEIEYVKQQEQQHWREQLDIFTQQQQSEMEKLRKHCEEETAKLLKEKEAIFHAHIEEMNEIFLEKLNVKQTELEALSSELSDALNTCQNLEQYISKLKKDADKTKVEFESKLDQQRNIHKEQVEAIFKEQEVTEKSFKEEIIQLKQLLEAKEKREKELEQKKMKETLGKAESQCKRMSAELDFLCQLRDDNASIYENKFKNLQNKLEVIKHKKSKLEELVLKTETELNEVKTELDFQTSQVSDLTCELEEEKRKNIQNISSLTEKYESQLRNLGEEISQLKSHCTGKESEIGQIRHFTKQQIEKYRQLLSTKEEEISAFRDEYELKLKQQETQAEEAIEKATKMKEEFKQKFSEQEAKLKKEIEGNQLEFCQKEKQFTSKMLAMAHTSSLGINDAVSKLEMNQKKQLKSMDEAHKQEVDEVLHLWEKKPNQQAEELWGKQEIRLQEKEQEIRDLKEKLTTFAEKEGNNAEITWLKDKDTKKDKTIHELQQQLQQTLAQVNFLKEKEIDFKKQLVKLETDLNFSLKEKLTVQEQLNEIKITEEKKTYDLLELGDKLKMTDVELHALKMSHLKEQENYKTKLEGERNEFQQKQAEFENFKRDTIRQLADYQQKAETLLKIKVGELIEQCNENISSIIVKIAYCQQQTIKIKEGIVIKIKQIPDLEFQLKQLTGSHITLNSSLQESKKHLEEKEHLIMSMKADMEKLLTEKELLRKESYLQQQTATEKESCITELKKELSEHSNIVTSMREEINEKNAEITDLNNIISELNLRLEKTISEKETATMLNKQHKKNQLQLLNEMEVLSSKVESLTEDKVTALKQVDHWMNKMSEWKKKAQLRFTQNYNTIKELQSKIELINNQVSEKEKELNRKKEEHDKQTEQLEHLKSLMEQKQIRKEKQESDLIAEIKIHSARIAELEEHIARKTMENDSLMKECKKYREQNSEQKEMAQQLQQAQGAIVDKDDKLKEMEQKVLTFEKKMQVMEIDLEEKSKEFEGKKLALLKTKEEELKALEEMIISETTSKIADLEKKAEHKITSIKRQLTTQMEEKQQQNKLQKKLQEKEKKIMSLDLEKELIQKAETINVSAEQDKVHALENMQQMYDLKIDILRKDLLDKERLLEKYNEETNRCNISKMENQDQQELLKRAEEDKNKIENLQRELEEEIKKQASLLEQHTKCKSELTNIKVELKNKEVNQQNMEIALKDLEKKLQEKEEERQSLQQKMHHFGEDFMKERQHMIEVKNRITEYDKKLNRLQNQVDERSGLIKILEGNIEEKTKSVFELQKMVDKMQLQQKDLQTTLKHAEQEKQEQHRNLIKLQNDLRTLRKEHQQELEIMKKESREEMEQKIKYEQEDIELKHNSTLKQLMREFNTQLAQKDQELEMALKETISKAQEVESELIESHQTETVQLHKKISEKDDDLQRVVKKYEEILEAREEEMTKKVNKLEEHLVQLEDNKKRLAHEESWNGDEDKIAELQVQLAEKTILVNDSKLKEQEFREQIHTLQDKLKNYEKAVYVTTVKTPYRDGNLCHSDVSVFGEPTEFEYLRKVIFEYMMGHETKTMAKVITSVLKFPPDQTQKILEQENARTLVRIDKKFWSSALVLIFILENFVTDYTTLKSDHILKLAL